From the genome of Devriesea agamarum, one region includes:
- the fabI gene encoding enoyl-ACP reductase FabI has product MGILEGKKILVTGVLNDSSIAFHVAKLAQEQGADVVLTSFGRQMKITQAISRRLPAAAPVLELDVTDNDHLDSLADRVREHTDSLDGVLHSIGFAPQSVMGGNFLAGEWEDVAVAFRTSAYSLKALATACLPLMGNGGSVVGLTFDAQFAWPVYDWMGVAKAAFEATNRYLARDLGAQNIRCNLVSSGPVKTTAARSIPGFEQMESQWPDRAPLGWDAYSAAPAAKACTALLSDWFPGTTGEIIHADGGYHLMGV; this is encoded by the coding sequence ATGGGAATCCTCGAAGGTAAGAAGATCCTCGTCACGGGAGTTCTCAACGACTCCTCGATCGCATTCCACGTGGCGAAGCTTGCACAGGAACAGGGCGCGGATGTCGTGCTCACCTCGTTCGGCCGCCAGATGAAGATTACGCAGGCCATTTCCCGTCGTCTGCCTGCGGCTGCGCCAGTACTCGAACTGGATGTGACCGACAACGATCATCTTGATTCTCTGGCTGATCGTGTGCGCGAGCACACGGATTCGCTCGACGGTGTTCTGCACTCCATCGGTTTTGCGCCGCAGTCGGTCATGGGCGGCAACTTCCTCGCCGGTGAGTGGGAAGACGTTGCCGTCGCCTTCCGCACCTCGGCCTACTCCCTTAAGGCCCTAGCAACCGCATGCCTGCCGCTGATGGGCAATGGTGGCTCCGTTGTGGGTCTCACCTTCGATGCCCAGTTCGCATGGCCGGTGTACGACTGGATGGGGGTCGCCAAAGCTGCGTTTGAGGCCACCAACCGGTACCTCGCCCGCGACCTTGGAGCTCAGAACATTCGCTGCAACCTCGTCTCGTCCGGCCCGGTCAAGACCACGGCAGCGCGTTCGATTCCCGGGTTCGAGCAGATGGAGAGCCAGTGGCCTGACCGCGCTCCGCTGGGCTGGGATGCGTACTCAGCTGCACCGGCGGCTAAAGCATGCACTGCTCTGCTATCTGACTGGTTCCCCGGCACCACCGGCGAAATCATTCACGCGGACGGCGGCTATCACCTGATGGGGGTGTGA
- the glgC gene encoding glucose-1-phosphate adenylyltransferase, whose product MAAHKILAIVLAGGEGKRLMPLTEDRAKPAVPFGGIYRLIDFALSNIVNSGYLQVVVLTQYKSHSLDTHIAKTWRMSSLLGNYVAPVPAQQRMGKHWYLGSADAIYQSMNLIEEARPDYVVVVGADHVYRMDFSQMLDAHIASGKACTVAGIRQPIEASDQFGVIETLPEDPSTIARFVEKPKETQGLADDPTKILASMGNYIFTAEALVEAVMADARAGETAHDMGGDIVPWFVKQSEAGVYDFIANDVPGSTDRDRDYWRDVGTLDAFYDAHMDLISIHPVFNLYNTDWPVYTAHRNVPPAKFVHAGPGRLGQAVDSIVSPGVVVSGAQISNSVVSPGTYLHSWTSVSDSVLMDGVKVGRHCHIHRAIIDKNVVIPPRTQIGLDREHDLARGFTVTESGITVIGKNTIIAPS is encoded by the coding sequence ATGGCCGCACACAAAATCCTCGCCATTGTCCTTGCAGGCGGAGAGGGCAAGCGTCTCATGCCCCTCACCGAAGATCGGGCTAAGCCTGCAGTGCCTTTTGGTGGCATCTACCGACTCATTGATTTTGCCCTGTCTAATATCGTGAATTCCGGCTATCTCCAGGTAGTCGTGCTCACCCAGTACAAGTCTCATTCTTTGGATACCCATATTGCTAAGACTTGGCGGATGAGCTCGTTGCTGGGCAACTACGTGGCACCGGTGCCCGCACAGCAGCGAATGGGTAAGCATTGGTATCTGGGGTCAGCCGATGCGATCTATCAGTCGATGAACCTCATTGAGGAGGCGCGTCCCGACTACGTCGTGGTGGTCGGTGCCGATCACGTCTATCGGATGGACTTCTCGCAGATGCTGGACGCACACATCGCCTCGGGCAAGGCCTGCACTGTGGCAGGTATTCGCCAGCCGATTGAAGCGTCTGACCAGTTCGGAGTGATCGAAACTCTGCCGGAGGATCCCTCCACTATCGCCCGATTCGTGGAAAAGCCGAAGGAAACCCAGGGGCTTGCCGATGACCCGACGAAGATTCTGGCGTCCATGGGCAACTACATTTTCACCGCGGAAGCGCTGGTCGAAGCTGTAATGGCCGATGCTCGCGCGGGAGAAACCGCCCACGATATGGGCGGGGATATTGTGCCGTGGTTTGTGAAGCAATCTGAAGCTGGGGTGTACGACTTCATTGCCAACGACGTGCCTGGCTCCACGGATCGCGACCGGGATTACTGGCGCGATGTCGGCACGCTGGATGCCTTCTACGACGCACACATGGACCTGATCTCGATCCACCCGGTGTTTAACCTGTACAACACCGACTGGCCTGTGTACACGGCGCACCGCAATGTGCCTCCGGCTAAGTTCGTACACGCGGGACCGGGACGCCTCGGGCAGGCTGTTGATTCCATCGTCTCGCCGGGTGTGGTCGTCTCCGGTGCGCAGATCTCGAACTCTGTGGTTTCCCCCGGAACCTACCTGCATTCCTGGACCTCGGTCTCCGATTCAGTGCTGATGGATGGGGTGAAAGTTGGCCGACACTGCCATATTCACCGCGCGATCATCGATAAAAACGTGGTGATTCCACCGCGTACCCAGATCGGACTCGACCGCGAACACGACTTGGCCCGCGGTTTTACCGTGACCGAAAGCGGTATTACGGTCATCGGCAAGAACACGATTATCGCGCCCTCGTGA
- a CDS encoding SURF1 family cytochrome oxidase biogenesis protein, with product MLTRGWILGLILALAGAGVCVLLGRWQYHRYETKHAAEDLVSRNYEAAAVPVHDILPERTTALPADKQWRPVTVHGSYCDKPQCDLYVRGRVQDGSVGFLQLSSFITQEGTLLVMRGWVPEQERHSVPAERPPRPRGPSEITVRLRPVEPEVAGRQNLPGQVQTITPSQVASVLPSDIPALFTGAYGDIVSENPAVKPMPVPLPKPHVDLGPHLSYAGQWWIFALFFPAAWVWAARRHLLDRAEDERTGSRRTDAHEPVMGKHPASDRETEQDSAHGRDLPHDAGPQSGTLPTAARRAQTARPTHYRAAPRRRSRDEEEEDALVDERWR from the coding sequence GTGCTAACCCGAGGATGGATACTCGGCCTGATCCTCGCGTTAGCTGGGGCCGGGGTATGCGTTCTTCTTGGACGCTGGCAATATCACCGGTACGAAACAAAGCATGCTGCAGAGGATCTTGTCAGCCGCAATTATGAAGCGGCCGCCGTCCCTGTTCACGACATACTGCCCGAGCGCACGACCGCCTTACCTGCCGACAAACAGTGGCGTCCGGTCACCGTACACGGTTCCTATTGCGACAAACCTCAGTGCGACCTCTACGTGCGCGGTCGCGTGCAAGATGGCAGCGTTGGATTTCTACAGCTCTCCTCGTTCATCACTCAGGAAGGCACGCTGCTGGTGATGCGCGGATGGGTTCCCGAGCAGGAACGCCATAGCGTACCCGCTGAGCGACCGCCTCGTCCCCGCGGACCGTCGGAGATTACTGTCCGGCTTCGGCCTGTTGAACCGGAAGTTGCTGGTCGACAAAATCTCCCCGGTCAGGTCCAGACGATTACCCCCTCGCAAGTAGCTAGTGTCCTTCCCTCGGATATCCCGGCTCTGTTTACAGGTGCGTACGGGGATATCGTGAGCGAAAACCCTGCGGTGAAGCCCATGCCAGTTCCTCTACCAAAGCCGCATGTGGATCTTGGCCCGCATTTGTCGTACGCCGGGCAATGGTGGATATTCGCCCTGTTCTTCCCAGCAGCTTGGGTCTGGGCGGCTCGCCGCCACCTGTTGGACCGCGCAGAGGATGAACGGACCGGTTCACGCAGAACTGACGCACACGAACCTGTAATGGGCAAGCATCCAGCTTCAGACCGTGAGACCGAGCAGGACTCTGCTCATGGTCGCGATCTGCCACACGATGCCGGCCCCCAAAGCGGTACGCTTCCCACAGCGGCGCGACGCGCACAAACTGCCCGCCCCACGCACTATCGGGCGGCGCCCCGCCGTCGGAGCCGAGACGAGGAGGAAGAAGATGCCTTGGTGGATGAGAGGTGGCGATGA
- the glgA gene encoding glycogen synthase gives MRIDILTREYPPHVYGGAGVHVTELAKVLRSKIDVRVRCFDGERDENGVTGYDVPATLREANPALQTFGIDLAMAGDCAGADLVHSHTWYANLGGHHASLLHGIPHVISAHSLEPLRPWKAEQLGGGYRLSSYAERTAYEAADGVIAVSAGMKADILRCYPSIDPSRVHVVHNGIDLEAWAPNQALDVHHRYGIDPDAPTIIFVGRITRQKGLPYLLRALTRIPDGVQVILCAGAPDTPEIAAEVNQLTHELQQTRSGVFLITEMLPRTDLTALLTRSTTFVCPSIYEPLGIVNLEAMACGLPVVATATGGIPEVVLDQETGYLVPLEQADDGTGTPLDPERFVEDLAQAMTRMVSSPHRARELGAAARQRAAEHFSWQSIAERTLEVYRTVLDGA, from the coding sequence ATGCGCATCGACATCCTGACCCGCGAGTACCCGCCACATGTGTACGGCGGGGCTGGCGTTCACGTGACGGAACTCGCCAAAGTTCTCCGAAGCAAAATCGACGTGCGGGTGCGTTGCTTTGACGGTGAACGCGACGAGAACGGGGTCACCGGATATGACGTGCCCGCAACGCTGCGCGAGGCAAACCCCGCCCTGCAAACCTTCGGCATCGATCTCGCCATGGCGGGCGACTGCGCGGGCGCTGACCTGGTCCATTCACACACCTGGTACGCAAACCTCGGGGGACATCACGCATCGCTCCTGCACGGCATTCCTCACGTGATCTCCGCCCATTCTCTGGAACCGTTGCGTCCGTGGAAGGCCGAGCAGCTCGGGGGCGGCTACCGGCTTTCCAGCTACGCTGAGCGCACCGCTTACGAAGCGGCCGACGGAGTGATCGCCGTCTCCGCCGGCATGAAAGCCGACATCCTGCGCTGCTACCCGAGCATTGATCCATCCCGAGTACACGTCGTACACAACGGAATTGACCTTGAGGCATGGGCACCCAACCAAGCACTGGATGTTCACCACCGGTACGGTATTGACCCCGATGCCCCCACCATCATCTTCGTGGGACGCATCACACGCCAAAAAGGCCTTCCCTACCTGCTGCGGGCACTCACCCGAATCCCCGATGGCGTTCAGGTCATTTTGTGTGCCGGAGCCCCAGATACACCGGAAATTGCTGCCGAGGTCAATCAGCTCACGCATGAGCTGCAGCAAACCCGCTCTGGGGTATTCCTCATCACCGAGATGCTGCCCCGCACTGACCTGACCGCGTTGTTGACCCGGTCCACAACCTTCGTCTGCCCGAGCATTTATGAACCGCTTGGCATTGTGAACCTCGAAGCCATGGCCTGCGGTCTTCCAGTCGTCGCCACTGCCACGGGCGGTATTCCCGAGGTGGTCCTGGATCAGGAAACCGGCTACTTGGTGCCCCTTGAGCAAGCGGATGACGGAACCGGCACACCGCTGGACCCGGAGCGCTTTGTGGAGGATTTAGCGCAGGCGATGACCCGGATGGTCTCTTCGCCGCACAGAGCCCGGGAACTGGGAGCAGCGGCTCGTCAACGCGCGGCTGAGCACTTTTCGTGGCAGAGCATCGCTGAGCGGACGCTTGAGGTCTATCGCACCGTGCTCGACGGCGCATAA
- a CDS encoding ABC transporter ATP-binding protein, whose product MVEVASLHEVIVRRNEQHLLDQVDWTIRDGERWVVLGPNGAGKSTLIRLLAARLHPTAGTVDVLDQRLGRCDVFELRPLIGLASAELADTIPGRERVRDVVITAGYGVTGRWREEYAPEDEQRADELLQAFGVGHLATRSFATLSSGERKRVLSARALMTDPELLLLDEPASGLDLGGREELLRSLSILAKDPLTPVTVLVTHHVEEIPPGYTHALLLREGRIMAAGPLEATITSTHLTRTFGLPLLVERRDGRFSARAVPLG is encoded by the coding sequence ATGGTCGAAGTCGCGTCGTTACACGAGGTCATCGTCCGTCGCAATGAACAGCATTTGCTGGATCAAGTCGACTGGACCATTCGAGACGGAGAACGCTGGGTTGTGCTGGGTCCCAATGGCGCCGGGAAATCCACGCTGATCCGGCTGCTCGCCGCGCGACTGCACCCAACCGCGGGCACCGTTGACGTGCTCGATCAGCGGCTTGGACGGTGCGATGTATTTGAACTGCGCCCCCTCATCGGATTGGCGTCAGCCGAATTAGCCGACACCATCCCCGGACGCGAACGCGTAAGAGATGTTGTGATCACCGCGGGCTACGGGGTGACTGGACGCTGGCGCGAGGAATACGCCCCCGAAGATGAGCAGCGAGCCGATGAGCTGTTGCAAGCCTTCGGCGTCGGACACCTCGCCACTCGTTCGTTTGCGACGTTGTCCTCCGGAGAACGCAAACGAGTGTTATCGGCCCGGGCACTGATGACAGACCCCGAGCTTCTGCTCCTCGACGAACCGGCATCGGGCTTGGACCTGGGAGGACGAGAAGAACTCCTGCGATCTTTGTCCATCCTCGCCAAAGATCCCCTGACGCCGGTGACGGTGCTCGTCACCCACCATGTTGAGGAAATTCCGCCGGGCTACACCCATGCGCTGCTGCTGCGCGAAGGTCGGATCATGGCCGCGGGTCCGCTGGAAGCGACGATCACTTCAACCCATCTCACGCGCACGTTCGGACTGCCTTTGCTGGTGGAACGACGCGATGGGCGTTTTTCTGCCCGCGCGGTTCCGCTCGGTTAA
- a CDS encoding beta-ketoacyl-ACP reductase yields MEPRSVLITGGNRGIGRAIAEEFIARGDKVAVTSRSGEGGPEGALTVKADITDTASLDAAFAQVEAAHGPVEVLVANAGITDDQLLLRMSEDSFASVVDTNLTGAFRCVKRAIKGMIRKKKGRIILISSVVGLLGSPGQLNYAASKAGLVGMARSLTRELGSRGITTNVVAPGYIATDMTSSLPDDLKAQYKSQIPAGRFAEPAEVARAVAFLGSDDAAYISGAVIPVDGGLGMGH; encoded by the coding sequence GTGGAACCACGCAGCGTCCTCATCACCGGCGGCAACCGCGGTATCGGCCGGGCCATCGCGGAGGAGTTCATCGCCCGAGGCGACAAGGTCGCGGTTACTAGCCGGTCCGGCGAGGGTGGCCCCGAGGGTGCGTTGACGGTCAAGGCTGACATTACTGATACTGCCTCACTGGATGCGGCCTTTGCCCAGGTGGAAGCGGCACACGGCCCCGTTGAAGTGCTCGTGGCCAACGCCGGGATTACCGACGACCAGCTGCTGCTACGGATGAGTGAAGACTCCTTTGCCTCGGTGGTTGATACGAACCTCACCGGAGCATTTCGCTGCGTTAAGCGGGCCATTAAGGGCATGATCCGCAAGAAGAAGGGGCGTATCATCCTGATCTCCTCGGTGGTTGGGCTCCTTGGTTCACCCGGGCAGCTCAACTACGCCGCATCCAAAGCGGGTCTTGTCGGGATGGCGCGGTCTCTCACCCGGGAACTGGGCAGCCGCGGCATCACGACAAATGTGGTCGCTCCCGGATACATCGCAACCGATATGACCTCTTCCCTGCCAGACGATCTCAAGGCTCAGTACAAGAGCCAGATTCCAGCTGGCCGATTCGCAGAGCCCGCCGAGGTCGCTCGCGCTGTCGCATTCCTTGGAAGCGACGATGCCGCCTATATCTCCGGGGCTGTTATTCCCGTCGATGGTGGCCTCGGGATGGGGCACTGA
- the serB gene encoding phosphoserine phosphatase SerB: MRARGLVVSDVDSTLITQEVIELVAEYAGVRGQVQEVTERAMRGEIDFTRSLHYRVSMLTGLDAAVLDRVQQSLELTPGAADLVDGAHARGWVIALVSGGFHDVIDPLATQLGVDHVLANRFEIIDGRLSGRVLGPVVDGARKEQTLRELAQRYGIPLSRTIAVGDGANDLPMMKAAGRGIAFCAKPVVAVKAPYRIKEPNLALVLPHLDAIETGDQR, from the coding sequence GTGAGAGCTCGCGGCCTGGTCGTCTCTGACGTCGATTCCACCCTCATTACCCAAGAGGTCATCGAGCTCGTTGCCGAATACGCGGGTGTGCGCGGGCAAGTGCAGGAGGTGACTGAGCGTGCCATGCGAGGTGAAATCGACTTCACCCGGTCGTTGCACTACCGCGTGTCCATGCTCACAGGCTTAGATGCTGCAGTGCTTGACCGGGTGCAGCAAAGCCTTGAACTCACACCGGGCGCTGCCGATCTTGTTGACGGCGCTCATGCGCGAGGTTGGGTGATAGCGCTGGTATCAGGGGGTTTCCATGACGTGATCGACCCGTTGGCAACGCAGCTGGGGGTCGATCATGTGCTGGCGAATAGATTCGAGATCATCGACGGGCGACTTAGCGGACGTGTTCTCGGACCGGTTGTCGACGGCGCGCGCAAAGAGCAGACGTTGCGCGAGCTGGCTCAGCGTTACGGCATTCCCCTGTCGCGGACGATAGCGGTGGGAGATGGGGCGAATGACCTGCCCATGATGAAGGCAGCGGGCAGGGGTATTGCCTTTTGCGCCAAACCCGTGGTCGCGGTGAAAGCCCCGTACAGGATTAAGGAGCCTAACTTGGCGCTGGTGCTCCCCCACCTCGATGCGATCGAGACGGGGGACCAGCGCTGA
- a CDS encoding DUF3099 domain-containing protein has protein sequence MTDQGPDPEPPTPLSADIARRQKVYIVRMVIRMVCFLLVIVAPGWWKAVFAVAAAVLPYIAVVGANRTRPVRTRQADSFQRELTSTWSNVTANTGKEPAPMIQGQVISSDDARSASAPRAALTAHPSSSSQHEVLPHLDRQDPDRSSSDHHD, from the coding sequence ATGACAGACCAGGGCCCAGACCCAGAACCTCCTACTCCCCTCAGTGCGGATATCGCACGCCGACAAAAGGTGTACATCGTGCGCATGGTGATCCGCATGGTGTGTTTCCTCCTGGTCATCGTCGCTCCAGGCTGGTGGAAAGCCGTTTTCGCGGTTGCCGCGGCAGTACTCCCCTACATAGCTGTTGTCGGCGCTAACCGGACCCGACCGGTACGAACACGACAGGCGGACTCGTTCCAACGCGAACTCACCAGCACGTGGTCTAACGTCACCGCGAATACCGGCAAGGAACCCGCCCCGATGATTCAGGGGCAAGTGATCAGCTCCGATGACGCACGATCCGCATCAGCACCCCGTGCGGCGCTCACGGCACACCCGTCGAGCTCATCCCAGCACGAGGTTCTACCGCACTTAGATCGACAGGATCCCGACCGCTCATCATCGGATCACCATGACTAG
- a CDS encoding SixA phosphatase family protein → MASASGEPDSRVLLLLRHGKAELPQGQDIDRNLTDKGIRQAQIIGDYLAAQSAGIDRVLVSPAQRTRTTWESVLSVIPGFTGEVTVCEDIYDGGPADVAELLRQVDDDDRVVLVVGHEPTMSTLAHVLADEDSDSGALAQARIGVSTGTLCILSGPLAHWADLTDGSMSLQGMIRP, encoded by the coding sequence GTGGCCTCAGCATCTGGAGAACCTGACAGTCGCGTCCTGCTTCTGCTTCGACATGGTAAGGCGGAGCTACCGCAGGGGCAGGACATCGACCGCAATCTGACAGACAAGGGGATCCGCCAAGCCCAGATCATCGGTGACTATCTCGCCGCCCAGTCGGCAGGTATCGACCGGGTTCTGGTCTCACCCGCACAGCGCACCCGCACCACGTGGGAGTCGGTGCTGTCGGTGATCCCCGGTTTTACCGGGGAGGTCACCGTGTGTGAAGACATTTACGATGGCGGACCCGCCGATGTCGCCGAACTCTTGCGCCAGGTGGACGACGATGACCGCGTGGTGTTGGTGGTCGGGCATGAGCCGACGATGTCCACACTCGCCCACGTTCTAGCCGACGAGGACTCCGATTCAGGAGCGTTGGCGCAGGCACGCATCGGTGTGTCAACTGGCACGCTATGTATCCTCAGCGGGCCCCTTGCGCACTGGGCAGACCTGACGGACGGTTCAATGTCCCTTCAGGGAATGATCCGTCCTTAA